A region of the Microcystis aeruginosa FD4 genome:
TGGCGATTAACTTCCCAACGATAGCGATCGCTCAAAAATCATCAACAAATCAGGTTAAAATGCCCGAAACCCGCATATCACATTTAGTCAATCCTGTCAATAGGCAAAACCTAAAGAATTTATTAAAATCTCAGCCTTTTCAGTTATCAGTGATCAGTTATCAGTGATCAGATGTGAGTTTTCAGTTCACGAGGGACGAATCTAAGACCTAATTAGTTAAGCTAAAAGCTTTGATGTGCTTAGTTTCTAACCTTCTTTTTGGGTAGAAGAATTGTCAGATTCTGTCTTTTGCCTCTTGCCTGTGGCCTCTTGCCTTCAGTAGCTGATTACTGTTGACTGATCACTGATAAAATCTCCCCACTCCCCTAACAATAGTTGTGTGAACGAGGGTGGTTAATATATTGCTAGACTTTGGGGTTAGAATATAGCTCGATGCCTAGAGTTAAAAACAGCAAGATTGCTTGTGAAAGCTGACGGCTATAGAGAAAGACTCGATTCTTAAATTTAAGCACCGAGAAGGGAGATAAAGATGGTCAATTTTGGGCTGAATTCGGCCAGTATCTTGGGAATTTTTCTGGCAGTGGCCGGAGCCGGGTTATACTTCCTGCGCTCGGTGCGGCCGGAACTTTCTAGGGATCATGATATATTTTTTGCCGCCGTCGGGTTACTGTGCGGTTTAATTCTACTTTTTCAAGGGTGGCGACTGGATCCGATTTTGCAATTCGGACAATTTTTGCTGACTGGGGCAGCGGTGTTTTTTGCCTTCGAGACGGTAAAATTGCGGGGTTTAACCACGGAACAGGCCCGCCGCGGCACGTCTTTTGTGGATGAACGTCCTGTGAGTCGGGAATATCGGGCCGAATTAGAACCCCTCGACACCTACGAACCAGAGGAACGTTACGAAGATAATCCCCGTTTACGCGGTTACGATGATCCCCGCTCTTCCCGTACTTCTAGTTATCAGGACGAGGAACCCCGCAGCACCCGCACCCGTCGGCCGGCCGATACTAGCAGTCGCAAAACCAGTAATCGTCGTCCCCGCAATAGTTCCCCCACTAGCGATCGAGATGTTTATGATCAGCGCCGTAGCGGTGATGATTGGGAAGAAACCAGTCCCCGTCCCCGTCCTCGTCCCGCTAGTGAAGAGACGAGCAGTAAACCGCCCCGCACTAGCCAAAAACGTCGTCCTCGCCCAATAATTGCCGACGATCCGCCATTTAAAGGGGAATACGTCGATTATCAACCGATCGAGCCTAGCGATACGAGCGATCGAGAAGATTGGGAGAGACCGGATAATAGTGAACGGGAGTCGAGTAATGATCATCCGACTAGGTTTGATTATTAAGGGGTAGGTCCGATGACCAAAGCTCCCTTTTTACTGTTTTTCTGCTTGTTTTTAGGGGTTATAGGCGGTTGTAATCTCAATAACCCCGGTTTATCTACAGGAACCCTAAACAGTCGCTATAATGACGAAAAACCTGCCCTCAGTGGTGATGGTCGTTGGATTGCTTTCCTGTCTAACCGTCGCGGTAGTAATCAGATGCTGCTGTATGATT
Encoded here:
- a CDS encoding Ycf66 family protein, with protein sequence MVNFGLNSASILGIFLAVAGAGLYFLRSVRPELSRDHDIFFAAVGLLCGLILLFQGWRLDPILQFGQFLLTGAAVFFAFETVKLRGLTTEQARRGTSFVDERPVSREYRAELEPLDTYEPEERYEDNPRLRGYDDPRSSRTSSYQDEEPRSTRTRRPADTSSRKTSNRRPRNSSPTSDRDVYDQRRSGDDWEETSPRPRPRPASEETSSKPPRTSQKRRPRPIIADDPPFKGEYVDYQPIEPSDTSDREDWERPDNSERESSNDHPTRFDY